The following proteins are encoded in a genomic region of Enterocloster clostridioformis:
- a CDS encoding putative manganese-dependent inorganic diphosphatase: MEQELKRKTTVIGHRNPDTDSICSAICYANLKRAITGDAYIPARAGHVNGETRFVLDYFGMEEPKLVEDVRTQVKDIEIRKTRGVADNISLKRAWNIMQENNVVTIPSVRPDGTLEGLITVGDITKTYMNIYDSSILSKAHTQYSNIIETLEADIVVGNADAYFDKGKVLIAAANPDLMEFYIEPHDLVILGNRYESQLCAIEMGADCIIVCEGAGVSMTIKKIAQDRGCTVIATTYDTYTAARLINQSMPISYFMTREHLITFNSDDYTDEIREVMASKRHRDFPILDKEGRYLGMISRRNLLGARGKQVILVDHNEKSQAVAGIESAEIMEIIDHHRLGTVQTMAPVFFRNQPLGCTATIIYQMYLENKVEIEPKIAGLLCSAIVSDTLLFRSPTCTPVDEMAARSLAAIAGLDIEKYAMEMFGAGSNLKDKSDEEIFYQDFKKFSVGKALIGVGQITSLNDIELDTLKEKMLGYMEKAKESNSLDMVFFMLTNILKESTDLICYGQGAVQLAAKAFHLDMEEAAEKPEPVLSLPGVVSRKKQLIPELMLAEQD; encoded by the coding sequence ATGGAGCAGGAATTAAAAAGAAAGACAACGGTCATCGGCCACAGGAATCCTGATACGGATTCCATCTGTTCGGCTATCTGTTATGCCAACCTAAAACGGGCCATTACAGGGGATGCGTATATTCCGGCCAGGGCAGGCCATGTGAATGGGGAGACCAGGTTTGTCCTGGACTACTTCGGCATGGAGGAGCCTAAGCTGGTGGAGGATGTGAGGACCCAGGTAAAGGACATTGAAATCCGCAAGACCAGGGGAGTTGCGGATAACATTTCCTTAAAAAGGGCATGGAACATCATGCAGGAAAACAATGTGGTGACCATTCCTTCCGTCAGGCCCGACGGTACCCTGGAAGGGCTTATCACGGTGGGCGATATTACAAAGACCTATATGAATATTTATGACAGCAGCATTCTGTCCAAGGCCCATACCCAGTATTCCAATATCATTGAAACACTGGAAGCCGATATTGTGGTGGGAAATGCGGACGCCTATTTTGACAAGGGAAAGGTGCTGATTGCAGCCGCCAATCCGGACCTGATGGAATTTTACATTGAACCCCACGACCTGGTCATACTGGGCAACCGTTATGAGTCCCAGCTCTGTGCCATTGAGATGGGAGCTGACTGCATCATTGTGTGTGAGGGCGCAGGCGTGTCCATGACCATCAAGAAGATTGCCCAGGACAGGGGATGCACGGTCATTGCCACCACCTACGACACATATACGGCGGCCCGTCTCATTAACCAGAGCATGCCCATCAGCTATTTCATGACCAGGGAGCATCTGATTACCTTTAACAGCGATGATTATACGGATGAAATCCGGGAGGTCATGGCCAGCAAGAGGCACCGGGATTTCCCTATACTGGACAAGGAGGGAAGGTATCTGGGAATGATTTCACGCCGGAATCTGTTGGGCGCCAGGGGCAAGCAGGTAATTCTGGTGGACCACAACGAGAAGAGCCAGGCCGTGGCAGGTATCGAGAGCGCTGAAATCATGGAAATCATCGACCATCACAGGTTGGGAACGGTCCAGACCATGGCTCCTGTGTTCTTCCGCAACCAGCCCCTGGGCTGTACGGCCACCATTATTTACCAGATGTACCTGGAAAATAAGGTGGAGATTGAGCCGAAGATTGCCGGGCTGCTGTGCAGCGCCATTGTGTCGGATACCCTGTTGTTCCGGTCCCCCACCTGCACACCGGTGGATGAGATGGCTGCCAGGTCCCTGGCAGCCATAGCCGGCCTGGATATAGAGAAGTACGCCATGGAAATGTTCGGGGCGGGAAGTAATTTAAAGGATAAGTCCGACGAGGAGATTTTCTACCAGGATTTTAAGAAGTTTTCTGTAGGCAAGGCGCTGATTGGCGTGGGACAGATTACGTCGTTAAATGATATAGAGCTGGATACCCTGAAGGAGAAGATGCTGGGATATATGGAAAAGGCCAAGGAGAGCAACAGCCTGGATATGGTATTTTTCATGCTGACCAACATACTGAAGGAATCCACGGACCTGATTTGTTATGGACAGGGCGCGGTGCAGCTGGCAGCCAAGGCGTTTCACCTGGATATGGAGGAAGCCGCGGAAAAGCCGGAACCGGTGCTGAGCCTGCCGGGAGTGGTATCCCGTAAAAAACAGCTGATTCCGGAGCTGATGCTGGCGGAGCAGGATTAG
- a CDS encoding shikimate kinase, whose amino-acid sequence MKPNITMIGMPSSGKSTIGVLLAKRLGFSFVDVDIVIQEKEGRLLKEIIAQEGMDGFLKVEERINAELDVALSVIAPGGSVIYGEKAMEHLKEISEVVYLKMSYEEMEKRIGNVVDRGVALKPGFTLRDLYNERVPYYEKYADITIDEEGKTPGDTVDALRDIIEGMMDRNMIERIVEEQKKILEEKDRKIEAYEAEIAALKEELALLRMAETV is encoded by the coding sequence GTGAAACCGAACATTACCATGATAGGCATGCCGTCGTCGGGCAAGAGCACCATTGGGGTACTGCTGGCCAAGAGGCTGGGATTTTCCTTTGTGGACGTGGATATCGTGATACAGGAAAAGGAGGGCAGGCTTCTAAAGGAAATTATTGCACAGGAGGGCATGGACGGATTCCTTAAAGTGGAGGAGAGAATCAATGCCGAACTGGATGTGGCTCTTTCTGTCATTGCTCCCGGCGGAAGCGTCATATATGGTGAGAAGGCCATGGAGCACCTGAAGGAAATCAGCGAAGTGGTCTATCTGAAGATGAGCTATGAAGAGATGGAAAAGCGCATTGGCAATGTGGTGGACAGGGGCGTGGCCCTAAAACCGGGATTTACCCTTCGGGACCTTTACAATGAGCGTGTGCCTTATTATGAGAAATACGCGGACATCACCATTGATGAGGAGGGAAAGACTCCGGGAGACACGGTGGATGCGCTGAGGGACATCATTGAGGGAATGATGGACCGCAATATGATTGAGCGCATAGTGGAGGAACAGAAGAAGATTCTGGAGGAAAAGGACCGCAAGATAGAAGCTTACGAAGCTGAGATTGCAGCCCTTAAGGAGGAGCTTGCGCTTCTCAGGATGGCTGAAACCGTATAG
- a CDS encoding flavin reductase family protein, which produces MSKEYWKPGNMLYPVPAVMVSCGREGETPDIITVAWAGTICSDPAMVSISVRKERFSHSIIRDTGEFVINLVNKRLVRATDYCGVKSGRDVDKFKETRLTPQASRYVKAPGVEESPVNIECKVVEVKELGSHDMFIAKVMGVTIDNRYMDGRGKFNLNMSGLVSYSHGEYFELGKKLGSFGYSVKKPVKRQNDKNRTSRRKKA; this is translated from the coding sequence ATGTCAAAGGAATACTGGAAACCAGGCAACATGCTCTATCCGGTGCCGGCTGTTATGGTCAGCTGCGGCAGGGAGGGAGAGACACCCGACATCATTACAGTGGCCTGGGCAGGCACCATTTGCTCGGATCCCGCCATGGTGTCCATATCCGTGCGCAAGGAGCGTTTCTCCCACAGCATCATCAGGGACACAGGAGAATTTGTCATTAATCTGGTGAATAAGCGGCTGGTCCGGGCCACGGATTACTGCGGCGTCAAATCCGGCAGGGACGTGGATAAGTTTAAGGAGACAAGGCTGACCCCGCAGGCATCCAGGTATGTGAAGGCGCCGGGGGTTGAGGAAAGCCCGGTGAACATTGAGTGCAAGGTGGTGGAAGTGAAGGAGCTGGGAAGCCATGATATGTTCATTGCCAAGGTGATGGGAGTGACCATTGACAACCGGTATATGGACGGCAGGGGAAAGTTTAACCTCAATATGTCCGGACTTGTGAGCTATTCCCACGGAGAGTATTTTGAGCTGGGAAAGAAGCTGGGAAGCTTTGGGTATTCGGTGAAGAAACCGGTTAAAAGGCAGAATGATAAGAACAGGACTTCAAGGAGGAAAAAAGCGTGA
- the ltrA gene encoding group II intron reverse transcriptase/maturase, which produces METGHGIKYRQLHIEDYLREIPAEQGRETGEYAHERITGNPDTNTDFRTDNLLDTILRSDNLNAAYKKVKTNKGVGGIDGMQVDELLPYLREHQSELVEQVREGKYKPNPVRRVEIPKEEKGKTRKLGIPTVVDRVIQQAIAQELTPLYEEQFSDNSIGFRPGRGAHDALERCRKYINEGYVYVVSMDLQSYFDTVNHSKLIEVLSRTVKDGRVISLIHKYLKAGVMEDGGFHATTEGVPQGGPLSPLCGNVMLNELDKELERRGHKYVRYADDCLILCKSRKSAERTMENIVPFITGKVFLKVNLQKTTVSHVSKIKYLGYGFYRHKGKCRMRIHPKSVAKMKNRIRELTTRGNKWSNQEREEKRRSYARGWINYYRYADMKSLMEQTDEWLRHRIRAVYWKQWKKVRTRYKMLRALHLPEWKVHEMANCRKGVWRAAGMLNSALTKRIIVDRLGYPDMTAHYLKVRVNY; this is translated from the coding sequence ATGGAAACCGGACATGGAATTAAGTACAGACAACTTCATATTGAGGACTACCTGCGAGAGATACCTGCGGAACAGGGAAGGGAAACAGGAGAGTACGCCCATGAAAGGATTACCGGGAACCCCGACACCAACACGGACTTTCGGACGGACAACCTGCTAGATACGATTCTTAGAAGCGACAATCTAAATGCCGCCTATAAGAAGGTCAAAACGAACAAAGGCGTTGGTGGGATTGACGGAATGCAGGTGGATGAACTTCTACCCTACCTGAGAGAACACCAGTCCGAATTGGTCGAGCAGGTGAGGGAAGGCAAATACAAGCCAAACCCAGTCCGAAGGGTAGAAATACCCAAAGAGGAGAAAGGAAAAACAAGGAAACTGGGGATACCCACAGTGGTAGACAGGGTAATCCAACAGGCAATCGCACAGGAACTGACGCCCTTATATGAAGAACAGTTCTCTGACAACAGCATCGGATTCCGTCCCGGCAGAGGGGCGCATGACGCACTGGAAAGATGTAGGAAATATATCAACGAAGGATATGTCTACGTGGTCAGCATGGATTTACAATCCTACTTTGACACGGTGAACCACAGCAAGCTGATAGAGGTGCTGTCGAGGACGGTGAAGGACGGGAGGGTAATCTCGCTGATACACAAGTACCTGAAAGCCGGAGTAATGGAGGACGGAGGATTTCACGCAACGACCGAGGGCGTGCCGCAGGGAGGCCCGCTAAGTCCCTTATGTGGAAATGTCATGCTGAATGAGTTGGACAAGGAACTGGAGCGCAGGGGACACAAGTATGTGAGGTATGCGGATGACTGCCTGATTCTGTGCAAAAGCAGGAAAAGCGCAGAGAGGACAATGGAAAACATTGTGCCATTCATCACAGGAAAAGTGTTTCTGAAAGTCAATCTTCAGAAAACGACAGTGAGCCACGTCAGCAAGATAAAATACCTGGGCTACGGCTTTTACCGGCATAAAGGGAAATGCCGCATGAGGATACACCCGAAGTCGGTGGCAAAAATGAAGAACCGGATACGGGAGCTGACAACCAGAGGGAACAAATGGAGCAATCAGGAGAGGGAAGAAAAACGCCGAAGCTATGCAAGGGGATGGATTAACTATTATCGATATGCAGACATGAAAAGCCTGATGGAACAGACGGATGAGTGGCTGCGCCACAGAATCCGAGCGGTGTACTGGAAACAATGGAAGAAGGTACGCACAAGATATAAAATGTTGCGGGCGTTACATTTACCAGAGTGGAAGGTGCATGAGATGGCGAACTGCCGAAAGGGAGTGTGGAGAGCGGCGGGAATGCTCAACTCGGCACTCACCAAAAGAATCATAGTGGACAGACTTGGTTATCCCGATATGACTGCCCACTATCTGAAAGTCCGAGTAAACTATTGA
- a CDS encoding N-acetylmuramoyl-L-alanine amidase family protein has product MTRQRILTGWAIGLLMGVMTAGTAFGAESGWKTEDGVLKFVDSKGNYVTNEWRIRDGKSYFLGSDGEIEKSTWIENTYYVDDKGVMVKNSWVHTDGKDGLKEEGWYFLGKNGKTEEGWKNVGDGRYNFDSDGKMRTGWFYEGDNIYYLGGKDDGAMKRGWVCLEFDEDNLPEIGDISREYKKADENSRWFFFQNNGKAKRSLSGNYDQETIHGEKYYFDQNGAMLTGWHAVKEKVDSDDATGISRFVYLGGKDDGAIAKGQWKQLSEHPGDSDDGAAISKKGDEELPKEGDKEWYYFENNGTPAYLKTGISTMNAATVRVDGENYFVNQYGCRKNGLVKIVSGGRVMVGYFGEKGSDGRMLTGRNTGIVDDDGKRCTFYFNTSGSNKGAGFSGEKDGFLYYNGLLVTADGDSRYEVYKVDGKYYLVNGSGKVQTNEKAYKSDGDYVYLVEDREVYYTDDSGKKTKKADSGATLPDFTCDQVYEL; this is encoded by the coding sequence ATGACCAGACAAAGGATATTGACAGGATGGGCCATAGGACTGCTGATGGGGGTGATGACTGCCGGCACTGCTTTTGGTGCGGAGTCCGGATGGAAGACAGAAGACGGAGTCCTTAAGTTCGTGGACAGCAAGGGAAACTATGTGACCAATGAATGGAGGATACGGGACGGAAAATCATACTTCCTGGGCAGCGACGGGGAGATTGAGAAGAGCACCTGGATAGAGAATACATACTATGTGGATGACAAGGGAGTCATGGTGAAGAATTCCTGGGTCCACACAGACGGCAAGGACGGCCTGAAGGAAGAAGGCTGGTATTTCCTGGGCAAGAACGGCAAGACAGAGGAAGGCTGGAAAAATGTAGGAGACGGCCGATACAACTTTGACAGCGACGGTAAGATGCGCACAGGCTGGTTCTACGAGGGCGATAATATCTACTACCTGGGCGGCAAGGACGACGGGGCCATGAAACGGGGCTGGGTATGCCTGGAATTTGACGAGGATAATCTTCCTGAGATTGGGGACATCTCCAGGGAATATAAGAAGGCAGATGAGAATTCCCGGTGGTTTTTCTTCCAGAATAACGGCAAGGCCAAGCGCTCTCTATCCGGTAATTATGACCAGGAGACCATTCACGGAGAAAAATATTATTTTGACCAGAACGGAGCCATGCTGACGGGCTGGCATGCGGTGAAGGAGAAAGTGGACAGCGACGATGCCACAGGCATCAGCCGTTTCGTGTATTTGGGCGGTAAGGACGACGGAGCCATTGCAAAGGGACAGTGGAAGCAGCTCTCTGAACATCCTGGTGATTCCGACGACGGGGCAGCCATCTCCAAGAAGGGGGACGAGGAGCTTCCAAAGGAAGGGGATAAGGAGTGGTATTACTTTGAGAACAACGGCACTCCCGCATACCTTAAGACAGGCATCTCCACCATGAATGCAGCCACGGTCCGGGTGGACGGCGAGAATTATTTTGTGAACCAGTATGGATGCAGAAAGAACGGTCTGGTTAAGATTGTATCCGGCGGACGTGTGATGGTGGGGTATTTCGGAGAGAAGGGGTCTGACGGCAGGATGCTCACCGGCAGGAATACAGGCATTGTTGACGACGACGGCAAGCGCTGCACCTTCTATTTCAACACTTCCGGCTCTAACAAGGGAGCTGGCTTCAGCGGAGAAAAGGATGGATTCCTGTACTACAACGGGCTGCTGGTGACAGCGGACGGGGACTCCCGGTACGAGGTCTATAAGGTGGATGGCAAATATTATCTGGTCAACGGATCAGGTAAGGTACAGACCAATGAGAAGGCCTATAAGAGCGATGGGGATTATGTCTATTTGGTTGAGGACAGGGAAGTTTACTATACGGATGACAGTGGGAAGAAGACGAAGAAGGCAGACAGCGGCGCCACGCTTCCGGATTTTACATGTGATCAGGTATATGAGCTTTGA